From a single Lactococcus carnosus genomic region:
- a CDS encoding ROK family protein, with protein sequence MAKKANLDVVRENNRKLVLQTLFNADKTSRSSISKLVGLQKSTVSSIFLDLEAEGFVQELGIGESSNVGGRKPSMIRFNRQYGYVLAFDFGVRHLRYTLNHLSGETIRDGAIAIKSKEVGPVFEEMKKIIDTIAIPDTINGLVGISIAVHAPVFNNQIIYSPFFDFDAFDLVGELEKLTNVPVIMENEANLAAIFYRDYHVYDETIEYQDFISLNIHNGIGVGIICNGQIFRGVNGLAGEVGRTIMFDPESILTAGDTLPRLEDLYSENAIISRVAASKQIPHLSRKAFLDLLREKDSSVMPLMAEWQIAIATFIYNLNQLYAPQAIFISSRIFDNFPEITQATLTIVDELDSVHKPDLIISDSSVHDASMLGGVALISRKILGLSDYVLTFSL encoded by the coding sequence ATGGCAAAAAAAGCAAATCTTGATGTTGTTCGAGAAAATAATCGTAAGCTAGTCCTACAAACGCTATTTAATGCCGATAAAACATCTCGAAGCTCAATTTCTAAACTAGTTGGCCTACAAAAGTCAACAGTCTCTTCTATTTTTTTAGATTTGGAAGCTGAAGGGTTTGTTCAAGAACTGGGTATTGGCGAATCGTCAAACGTTGGTGGTAGAAAACCGAGTATGATCCGCTTTAATCGGCAATATGGCTATGTCTTAGCTTTTGATTTTGGGGTTAGACATTTGAGATATACCCTCAACCATTTGAGTGGAGAAACGATTCGTGATGGGGCAATCGCTATTAAATCAAAGGAAGTTGGGCCAGTCTTTGAGGAGATGAAGAAAATCATCGATACGATAGCGATCCCTGATACAATCAATGGCTTGGTTGGTATCTCTATCGCTGTACATGCCCCTGTCTTTAATAATCAAATTATTTATAGTCCTTTCTTTGATTTTGATGCCTTCGACTTGGTTGGGGAATTAGAAAAATTGACAAATGTACCGGTTATCATGGAAAATGAAGCAAACCTTGCTGCTATTTTTTATCGAGATTACCATGTGTATGATGAGACGATTGAGTATCAAGACTTTATTTCATTAAATATCCATAATGGGATTGGCGTAGGTATTATCTGTAACGGGCAAATTTTTAGGGGTGTGAATGGTCTGGCAGGAGAAGTAGGACGGACGATCATGTTTGATCCTGAGTCAATTCTGACTGCGGGAGACACCTTACCTAGACTAGAGGATTTATATTCAGAAAATGCGATAATTAGTCGCGTTGCAGCCAGTAAACAGATCCCTCATCTATCACGCAAAGCATTTCTTGACCTACTAAGAGAAAAAGATAGCAGCGTCATGCCCTTGATGGCAGAGTGGCAGATTGCGATTGCAACGTTCATCTATAATCTCAATCAACTTTACGCACCACAAGCGATTTTTATCTCTTCAAGAATATTTGATAATTTTCCAGAGATTACACAAGCTACTTTGACGATTGTTGACGAGCTTGATAGTGTCCATAAGCCTGACTTGATTATTTCAGATTCTTCTGTCCATGATGCGTCGATGCTAGGCGGTGTCGCCTTGATTTCACGTAAAATATTAGGCTTATCCGATTATGTGCTAACATTTTCTTTATAG
- a CDS encoding sugar kinase has translation MKILTLGEIMLRLSSATGQRLSQTSSMSCHYGGGEANVAISLANFGHDAYFASLVPDNLLGLGIKQHLQYYGVHTDYLLFGGERLGTYYLETGVSQRGSQVIYDRAYSSFSQISNDIWQDATLFTGIDLFHISGITPALSEDWQVLTKQLIQKARLAGCKISLDINYRGKLWTQAAAGLVIRELLPLVDYCSAGELDARYILALFDDKAISVDLLTCYQKMVATYPNLAVIYSTKRQVRSASENDLQGFIYRDGHLSMSQAYHISPIIDRVGSGDAFSAGILHGILKGWDVQEIITFGTAACVLKHTIEGDRNLFTEREVLRFQKQGSGDIKR, from the coding sequence ATGAAAATATTAACCTTAGGTGAAATCATGCTACGTTTGTCATCAGCAACCGGGCAGCGTTTATCACAGACGTCATCTATGAGCTGTCATTATGGGGGTGGTGAAGCTAACGTTGCCATTTCTTTAGCAAATTTTGGTCATGACGCCTACTTTGCCAGTCTGGTGCCAGATAACCTACTAGGTCTAGGTATCAAACAACACTTACAGTATTATGGGGTGCATACGGATTATTTGCTATTTGGTGGCGAACGTTTAGGGACTTATTATCTAGAGACAGGTGTCAGTCAGCGCGGGAGTCAGGTCATATATGACCGTGCATACTCAAGTTTTTCTCAAATCTCAAATGATATATGGCAAGATGCCACGCTGTTTACAGGGATTGACTTGTTTCATATCTCAGGGATTACCCCAGCTTTATCTGAGGACTGGCAAGTCTTAACCAAACAACTCATTCAAAAAGCCAGGCTAGCAGGGTGTAAAATCAGTTTGGATATCAACTATCGAGGCAAACTTTGGACACAAGCAGCTGCAGGTCTGGTTATTCGGGAGTTATTACCACTAGTTGACTATTGTTCGGCAGGTGAGCTGGATGCCAGATACATTCTAGCCTTATTTGATGACAAAGCGATATCAGTTGACTTGCTAACTTGCTATCAGAAAATGGTAGCGACCTATCCGAATCTTGCTGTCATTTATTCGACCAAGCGTCAAGTCAGATCGGCTTCAGAAAATGACTTACAAGGGTTTATTTATAGGGATGGACACTTGAGCATGTCTCAAGCATATCACATCAGCCCGATCATTGACCGTGTTGGTAGTGGGGATGCTTTTTCAGCTGGTATCTTACATGGTATTTTAAAGGGGTGGGATGTACAGGAAATCATCACATTTGGGACAGCGGCATGTGTCCTCAAGCACACAATCGAAGGGGACCGTAACCTGTTTACTGAAAGAGAAGTACTAAGGTTTCAAAAGCAAGGGTCTGGAGACATCAAGCGTTAA
- a CDS encoding bifunctional 4-hydroxy-2-oxoglutarate aldolase/2-dehydro-3-deoxy-phosphogluconate aldolase, protein MKKQVILNQIASAGVIAVVRGESKEAAVKAANALVLGGIVGLEITYTVPDASQAISELRAAYQDHDDIVIGAGTVLDAITARLAIMSGATFIVSPTFDQATAEICNLYQIPYLPGCMTITEMKTALKAGVDIIKLFPGNVYDPSIISSFKAPLPQLNIMPTGGVSVANLADWFKAGVIAVGAGGNLLAPATSGDYAGVTAMAKQYAEKYAEISQQ, encoded by the coding sequence ATGAAAAAACAAGTTATTTTAAATCAGATTGCATCGGCAGGTGTGATTGCTGTTGTTCGTGGTGAGTCAAAAGAGGCGGCGGTAAAGGCTGCAAATGCCCTTGTTTTAGGTGGGATTGTTGGTCTTGAGATAACCTATACGGTTCCAGATGCTAGTCAAGCAATTTCAGAGTTGCGCGCCGCATATCAAGATCATGACGACATTGTGATTGGTGCTGGGACAGTCCTGGATGCCATAACTGCAAGACTAGCAATCATGTCTGGTGCAACATTCATCGTCAGCCCAACGTTTGACCAAGCAACCGCTGAAATCTGTAATCTCTATCAAATCCCTTATCTACCGGGCTGTATGACGATTACTGAAATGAAGACTGCACTTAAGGCAGGGGTAGACATCATTAAACTTTTTCCAGGTAATGTCTATGATCCTAGTATTATCTCAAGTTTTAAAGCCCCATTGCCCCAACTTAACATCATGCCAACAGGTGGGGTGTCCGTAGCCAATTTAGCCGACTGGTTTAAAGCAGGCGTGATCGCTGTCGGTGCGGGTGGTAATCTGCTAGCCCCAGCAACTAGTGGCGATTATGCTGGTGTCACAGCGATGGCAAAACAATATGCTGAAAAATATGCTGAAATTTCTCAGCAATAA
- the uxuA gene encoding mannonate dehydratase, translating to MKMTMRWYGKQDDPVKIDYIRQVPGMTGIVGSLFDVPVGEVWPEDKILALKTDVEQAGLTLEVIESVNIHEDIKLGLPSRDRYIENYKETIRRLAKIGIKVICYNFMPVFDWMKTEMAYPLEDGSTTMAFFLEGVQKTPQEVADDVMSQNEGLALPGWEPERLVDITKLIAQYQDVTEADLRNNLTYFLQQIIPVCEAVDIKMAIHPDDPPYSIFGLPRIVKNRDDLAFICEGVDSPYNGITMCTGSIGEDPDNDLVAIVAEFAKRDRIPFAHVRNVKFIEAGGRDCYESAHYSPYGSHDLFEVMAALYDNGFDGYIRPDHGRMIWGETGRPGYGLYDRALGAMYLTGLWEALEKRHM from the coding sequence ATGAAAATGACGATGCGTTGGTATGGTAAACAAGATGATCCAGTTAAGATTGACTACATTCGACAAGTCCCTGGAATGACAGGGATCGTCGGTAGTTTGTTTGATGTCCCAGTAGGGGAAGTTTGGCCAGAAGATAAAATTTTAGCACTTAAAACAGATGTTGAACAAGCAGGGTTAACCTTAGAAGTAATCGAATCAGTAAATATTCATGAGGATATTAAGTTAGGCTTGCCCTCACGTGATAGATACATAGAGAATTATAAAGAGACGATTCGTCGCCTGGCAAAAATTGGCATTAAAGTGATCTGCTATAATTTTATGCCAGTCTTTGATTGGATGAAGACGGAAATGGCCTATCCACTAGAAGATGGGTCAACAACCATGGCCTTCTTCCTAGAAGGAGTCCAAAAAACGCCGCAAGAAGTCGCTGATGATGTCATGTCACAAAACGAAGGCCTAGCCTTACCAGGATGGGAACCAGAACGTCTAGTAGATATCACAAAACTCATCGCCCAATATCAAGATGTAACAGAAGCAGATCTGAGAAACAATCTCACCTATTTTCTACAGCAAATTATCCCGGTTTGTGAGGCAGTTGATATTAAAATGGCTATCCACCCAGATGACCCACCCTATTCTATTTTTGGCTTGCCGCGCATCGTTAAGAATCGTGATGACCTAGCGTTTATTTGTGAGGGAGTTGATTCGCCCTATAATGGGATTACCATGTGTACAGGCTCTATCGGTGAAGATCCTGATAATGATCTAGTTGCGATTGTGGCAGAGTTTGCCAAACGAGATCGGATTCCTTTTGCCCACGTTAGAAATGTCAAGTTTATAGAAGCAGGCGGGCGTGACTGTTATGAATCAGCCCATTATAGTCCCTATGGCTCACATGATTTATTTGAGGTCATGGCAGCCTTATACGATAATGGATTTGATGGCTATATTCGTCCGGATCATGGTCGCATGATTTGGGGAGAAACAGGTCGGCCAGGATATGGGCTATATGATAGAGCCCTTGGTGCCATGTACTTGACTGGCCTGTGGGAAGCATTAGAAAAGAGACATATGTGA
- a CDS encoding mannitol dehydrogenase family protein, translating to MKLTDNYLTHSELFAQQAITIPKYDTSLIRQHTLDNPEWVHFGGGNLYRCFHTQVAQELLNSGDMTAGIVLVETFGKDMIDDLYHRFDNRSLTVVMKADGTFDRELVASTAESLFAHASRPEDVARLRTVFQNSSLKLVTITITEKGYAIKDSSGKLLPKVVADTQAVVKFENMQHTMSQLACLLYERFIGGASPLAVVSTDNFSHNGDRLKAAILEIADSWQTAGYVTQAFIDYVKLGDKVSFPLSMIDRITPQPNQEIGKQLADAGIDDMLPFISTTQGMRLSAFVNTEAVHYLAIEDDFPNGRPALDKASGVLLSNRDTINKADLMKVCTCLNPLHTTLAIFGCLLGFDRIYKEVNDKDLLSLIEQIGFVEGLPVVENPGIIDPVAFMNEVIYQRFANPNIPDTPQRIAADTSQKIGIRFGETLKAYVLAPDKEVQALTFIPLTIAAWCRYLLAVDDQGLPFEVSSDPLLDELQSQLSSVALGDQADMRPVLAPILSNKRIFGVDLVEIGLSDKISGFFAQLIQGPASVRRVLKETLASHAKLIEK from the coding sequence ATGAAACTAACAGATAACTATCTAACGCACAGCGAGCTGTTTGCGCAACAAGCAATCACGATACCAAAATATGATACGTCCCTCATCCGACAACATACGCTAGACAATCCGGAGTGGGTTCATTTTGGTGGTGGTAACTTATATCGCTGTTTTCACACGCAAGTCGCACAAGAGTTGCTAAATAGTGGGGATATGACGGCAGGTATTGTGCTTGTGGAAACTTTTGGTAAGGATATGATTGACGACCTTTATCACAGATTTGATAATCGGTCCTTGACTGTGGTGATGAAAGCGGATGGGACTTTTGATAGAGAGCTGGTTGCATCGACTGCTGAGAGCTTGTTTGCGCATGCCAGTCGGCCAGAAGATGTGGCGAGATTACGAACAGTCTTTCAAAATTCCAGTCTAAAGTTGGTCACGATAACCATTACAGAAAAAGGCTATGCCATCAAGGACTCCTCCGGCAAATTATTACCAAAGGTTGTTGCTGATACGCAGGCAGTCGTCAAGTTTGAAAATATGCAACATACCATGTCTCAGTTAGCTTGCCTTTTATATGAGCGATTTATAGGTGGTGCTTCCCCGCTGGCTGTCGTATCGACTGATAATTTTTCCCATAATGGGGATAGATTGAAGGCTGCAATCCTTGAAATTGCAGACAGCTGGCAGACAGCAGGGTATGTTACACAAGCCTTTATTGATTATGTCAAACTAGGAGATAAGGTTAGTTTCCCCTTATCCATGATTGATCGCATTACGCCACAGCCGAATCAGGAGATTGGCAAGCAGCTAGCTGACGCAGGGATTGATGATATGCTACCATTTATCTCAACCACACAAGGCATGCGCTTATCAGCTTTTGTCAATACAGAAGCAGTTCACTATCTGGCAATAGAAGATGACTTTCCAAATGGTCGGCCAGCACTTGACAAGGCTAGTGGGGTGTTATTAAGTAACCGTGATACGATCAATAAGGCAGACCTGATGAAAGTATGTACATGCTTGAATCCCTTACACACAACGCTTGCTATTTTCGGGTGTTTACTTGGCTTTGATCGCATCTACAAGGAAGTCAATGACAAGGATTTATTAAGTTTGATTGAACAAATAGGGTTTGTTGAAGGCTTGCCTGTGGTAGAAAATCCAGGCATTATTGACCCGGTTGCCTTTATGAATGAAGTCATTTATCAACGCTTTGCTAATCCTAATATTCCTGATACACCGCAAAGAATTGCAGCTGACACCTCTCAAAAGATTGGGATACGCTTTGGTGAAACGCTAAAAGCGTATGTCTTAGCACCTGATAAAGAGGTGCAGGCATTAACCTTCATTCCCTTAACGATTGCTGCATGGTGTCGCTATTTACTAGCAGTTGATGATCAAGGTCTCCCATTTGAGGTCAGTTCTGATCCCTTGCTTGATGAACTCCAATCACAGCTATCAAGTGTGGCATTGGGTGATCAAGCAGATATGCGGCCTGTGCTAGCACCGATTTTAAGTAACAAACGCATTTTTGGCGTTGACTTGGTCGAGATTGGCCTATCTGATAAAATATCAGGATTTTTTGCCCAACTGATACAAGGCCCTGCTAGTGTAAGACGTGTGCTGAAAGAGACCTTAGCATCACATGCTAAGCTGATTGAAAAATAA
- the uxaC gene encoding glucuronate isomerase has product MFIDNDFLLESDLAKSLFHDVAEKAPIIDYHCHLDPKQIAENVRFDSITELWLSGDHYKWRAMRACGIPEAAITGDASEWEKFYSWAQTVERSLGNPLYHWTHLELKQFFGITELLSRESAERIFKACNHYLSVHEVTAQSLILAANVKYIGTTDDMLSDLSYHQQLAASTFPCQVSPSFRPDPVIGIEACGFSDYIQSISEFRGSKVTGFLDLVEFLETRLRYFTANGGSVSDHGFTALRYAPASPEELDRIFNKAMSKQQLTADEVAKWQGQLMVALGRLYKRYDWVMQLHFGAMRQTNTRLFELAGADSGGDSSYDQSDLAWQLNRLLDALDQTNELPRTILYTTNPSQNDLIVTSCANFQMNDDGIRSRVQFGAGWWFNDTYRGMISQMESLADNGLLMNFVGMLTDSRSFLSYSRHDYFRRILANYIADKVKRGLYPDNLTLLSQLIGDICYNNAKSYFKFNSLSDSDK; this is encoded by the coding sequence ATGTTTATTGATAATGATTTTTTACTTGAGAGTGATCTAGCAAAGTCGCTATTTCATGATGTTGCAGAAAAAGCACCAATTATTGATTACCACTGCCATTTAGATCCGAAGCAAATTGCTGAAAATGTGAGATTCGACTCAATAACGGAGCTATGGCTTTCTGGGGATCACTATAAATGGCGAGCGATGCGGGCATGTGGGATACCGGAGGCTGCTATCACAGGGGATGCCAGTGAGTGGGAAAAATTTTATTCCTGGGCACAAACTGTTGAGCGTTCATTAGGCAATCCGCTTTATCATTGGACACATTTAGAGTTAAAGCAATTTTTTGGCATCACAGAACTGCTGAGTAGGGAAAGTGCGGAGCGGATTTTTAAGGCATGTAATCACTATCTGAGTGTACATGAGGTCACAGCTCAGTCCTTGATTTTAGCTGCTAATGTCAAATACATCGGGACGACTGACGATATGTTAAGTGACTTAAGCTACCACCAACAGCTTGCGGCTTCAACCTTCCCTTGTCAAGTTTCACCAAGTTTTCGTCCTGATCCAGTGATCGGGATTGAGGCATGTGGGTTTAGCGATTATATACAGAGCATATCTGAATTTAGAGGCAGTAAGGTGACGGGGTTTCTAGATTTGGTTGAGTTTCTAGAAACACGACTGCGATACTTCACAGCAAATGGCGGTAGCGTAAGTGATCATGGCTTTACAGCTTTACGATATGCACCTGCCAGTCCAGAGGAACTGGATCGAATTTTTAACAAAGCAATGAGCAAACAGCAACTCACGGCTGATGAAGTCGCCAAATGGCAAGGTCAACTGATGGTTGCCTTAGGTAGACTATATAAGCGCTATGACTGGGTCATGCAACTACACTTTGGTGCAATGCGTCAGACCAATACCCGCTTGTTTGAGCTAGCAGGTGCTGATAGTGGTGGAGATAGCAGTTATGATCAATCTGATCTTGCTTGGCAGCTAAACCGTTTGCTAGATGCGCTTGATCAAACAAATGAGTTACCCAGGACGATTCTGTATACGACTAATCCAAGCCAAAACGATCTGATCGTGACAAGCTGTGCTAACTTCCAGATGAATGATGACGGCATCAGAAGTCGGGTGCAGTTTGGTGCAGGCTGGTGGTTTAATGATACTTATAGAGGCATGATTAGTCAGATGGAAAGTCTCGCTGATAACGGGCTACTGATGAACTTTGTTGGCATGCTAACAGATTCCAGAAGTTTTCTTAGTTATTCACGCCATGATTATTTTCGTCGTATTTTGGCTAATTATATTGCTGATAAGGTGAAAAGAGGGCTTTATCCAGATAATCTGACCTTACTCAGTCAACTGATAGGAGACATCTGCTACAACAATGCCAAGTCCTATTTTAAGTTCAACTCACTCAGTGACTCAGACAAATAG
- a CDS encoding ROK family protein, translating to MKTDQFKVREQNVSIVLQEIIKSNGISRIQLSKITGLNKTSITSITANLLDRKIIFEKGTGEGGVSGGRKPIMIYFNEKSGTSLLLDIDAGYLKFTASYLNQQLIFQTKQTDVNTTKDNVIETITQLIDQNLANLPQTDLGVIGLTIAIHGSVDHKKITFTPRSNIDQIDLFHILQEKYDFAIHIENEAILSTFGEYSFTSHSNFLINFSLGNGIRAGIIQNGILETGRSGNAGEIGHMIIKQDGLRCICGNSGCLEQYTSLSAIYRQFGELKHMNFVNMIIIREYFRNGDPETQQFIKEIVGLLSIGINTLVMMFDPEIITLNGDLFKELPEISDMIRANLKSTFAKNLILRNSSLHERATVFGAIALNVQHYFDIPNLKYNREDPQSSTHLN from the coding sequence ATGAAAACAGATCAATTTAAAGTCCGGGAGCAAAATGTATCGATTGTCTTGCAAGAAATTATAAAATCAAACGGTATTTCACGTATCCAGCTATCAAAAATTACCGGTTTAAATAAAACTTCCATCACATCAATCACTGCTAACCTACTCGATCGAAAAATCATTTTTGAAAAAGGGACCGGAGAAGGTGGCGTCAGCGGGGGCAGAAAGCCGATCATGATTTACTTTAATGAAAAATCAGGCACCTCTCTGCTCTTGGATATTGATGCTGGCTATCTGAAATTTACAGCCAGCTACCTGAATCAGCAACTTATTTTTCAAACCAAGCAGACCGATGTCAATACGACAAAAGATAATGTCATCGAAACAATCACCCAACTCATAGACCAAAATCTAGCCAATTTGCCACAGACTGATCTCGGCGTAATCGGCTTGACGATTGCGATACATGGCTCAGTCGATCACAAAAAAATTACCTTTACACCACGATCAAACATTGATCAAATTGATTTATTTCATATATTACAAGAAAAATATGATTTTGCGATTCATATTGAAAACGAAGCTATTTTATCAACATTCGGCGAATATTCCTTCACCTCCCATAGTAACTTTCTCATCAATTTCAGCCTAGGAAATGGCATCCGTGCCGGTATTATCCAGAACGGCATCCTTGAAACCGGCCGTAGTGGAAACGCTGGCGAAATTGGCCATATGATCATCAAGCAAGATGGCCTACGTTGTATCTGTGGCAATTCAGGGTGTTTAGAACAATACACCAGCCTGTCTGCCATCTATCGACAATTCGGCGAGCTTAAGCATATGAATTTCGTCAATATGATTATTATTCGAGAGTATTTCAGAAATGGCGATCCCGAGACACAGCAATTTATTAAAGAAATCGTAGGTCTATTATCTATTGGCATCAATACATTGGTCATGATGTTTGATCCTGAAATCATCACCTTAAATGGTGACTTATTCAAAGAATTACCTGAAATTAGCGATATGATCAGAGCAAACTTAAAAAGTACTTTTGCTAAAAACTTGATCCTTCGCAACTCTTCTCTGCACGAGCGTGCAACAGTTTTTGGTGCAATTGCGCTAAATGTCCAACATTATTTTGATATACCAAATCTTAAATACAATCGCGAGGATCCCCAAAGCAGCACCCATCTGAACTGA
- a CDS encoding glycoside hydrolase family 3 protein, with the protein MFATDNEDDQIPYEANASKAHEALSLKAAEKSMVLLKNDHFLPLEKARISSVAVIGPTVRNIGALAGNYAGTANQYVTFDAGIRQVLSEDARVTYALGCHLYADHAESSLSRANERESEAVIAAAHADITVLCLGLDPTIEGEQGDSGNVYGSGDKASLSLPGQQKCLLEKVLATGKPVIVVLTAGSALSLDGLEGHPNVKAIIHAWYPGSHGGRALANILFGDASPSGKLPVTFYKDTVGLPDFSDYSMSERTYQNTQLEVLYPFGYGLTYGRAVVKSATLEDLALTITLSNAGEYACEEVLQVYAKIASEFAPKHHKLIAFERVVLPKAEDVQVTVHLKSDSFKVVNTQGEWIADGATAILSVDFGQPTADSLLKTISLTEVFG; encoded by the coding sequence ATGTTTGCGACTGATAATGAAGATGATCAGATTCCTTATGAAGCCAATGCATCTAAGGCGCATGAAGCACTATCCTTAAAAGCTGCAGAAAAATCGATGGTATTGCTAAAAAATGACCACTTCTTACCATTAGAGAAAGCCAGAATTAGCTCAGTCGCTGTTATCGGACCGACCGTCAGAAATATCGGCGCTTTAGCAGGGAACTATGCAGGAACAGCAAATCAATATGTGACCTTTGATGCGGGGATTCGACAAGTCTTATCTGAAGATGCGCGTGTCACTTACGCATTGGGCTGTCATCTTTATGCTGATCATGCTGAAAGTAGTTTATCGCGTGCTAACGAGCGAGAAAGTGAGGCAGTTATTGCGGCAGCCCATGCGGATATCACCGTACTTTGTCTTGGATTGGATCCAACGATTGAAGGCGAGCAAGGCGATTCAGGAAATGTCTATGGATCTGGTGATAAAGCAAGCCTGTCATTGCCGGGTCAACAAAAATGCTTGCTAGAAAAAGTTTTAGCAACTGGTAAGCCTGTCATCGTTGTGTTGACCGCAGGTAGTGCCTTAAGTTTGGATGGCTTAGAGGGTCACCCAAATGTTAAGGCGATAATCCATGCTTGGTATCCCGGCAGTCATGGTGGTAGGGCGCTTGCTAATATTTTATTTGGCGATGCTAGTCCAAGTGGTAAACTACCCGTTACATTTTATAAAGATACAGTCGGTTTGCCAGATTTTTCGGACTACAGTATGAGCGAGCGGACTTATCAAAATACGCAGCTTGAGGTGCTCTATCCATTTGGCTATGGCTTAACTTATGGTCGGGCAGTTGTTAAGTCTGCCACGCTTGAAGACTTGGCTTTGACGATAACGCTGTCAAATGCGGGAGAATACGCGTGTGAAGAAGTGCTTCAAGTTTATGCTAAAATTGCGTCTGAATTTGCGCCGAAGCATCATAAATTGATTGCTTTTGAACGGGTTGTCTTGCCGAAAGCTGAGGATGTACAGGTGACGGTTCACCTAAAAAGCGATAGCTTCAAGGTGGTCAATACCCAAGGTGAGTGGATAGCAGACGGCGCTACAGCGATACTATCTGTTGATTTTGGGCAGCCTACTGCAGACAGTTTGCTTAAGACCATCAGCTTAACAGAAGTGTTTGGCTGA